The Clostridioides sp. ES-S-0010-02 genome window below encodes:
- a CDS encoding thiopeptide-type bacteriocin biosynthesis protein: MENANIYKCHDVFMVRTPSLPINIYSELDSKYNENVEKLIQDYNLYDFFGENLLISSKNLYDSFKKYTINKEEGKQKKIRKYNESILKYLIRSSSRPTPFGGLSKVGLAKFTGENENEKNKLISISKDLVVKKISVDNSWFHYIVNLFESDRDILIQLNLKINPLCYKYGNRFKNPYCSNLGNENNINRNNIKYSNLVKQIKEELKSFKSFNELCSSILDMYEGIDESIVYDTIIKLIKSEFILTELRTDLLTSNPLKKLISKLELIELNEEKKIILSKLKELDYLIFLYNNCNLNNINSIFSIMESIHKVNSYLMLNTGIKFNNNSINLNIKKDLEEFVNIFKYLYVDKKYINENKHLEQEFQEKYGSNTEISFIEFIDSNGFNAINKFRYKNDYNNIMSEREEKINDLLDKKLSLYQLNHNDEIVIEENDIKDDIKSCIDLPISFDLNIFITQDKMNKYNYFLGPNSGSIEGGAMFQRFEEVLDEKLFEEHRNIYDEKNEIIDNDHIIAEIKEINSYGRITNIFNKTRNYEHYINCGFPSKSIDSDINIADLSVGVDDNDLFYIKYKDNKKIKFVLDNMINPNLINDVAYILYRITSNYNNHFLSRIYMFKNINRFYIPRIKIGKVIVFPKTWILNSHDFSIENRSKFHSELKVYINKFSIDKFVYLKNDDNRLLINLEKEIYSEIVLSSLRKNKVIELCEVESNLIDGSIVTDENNNNYVSEFVFTFMVENYKKTKPIRQGKRVINNYRCFNLFSDGWIYFKLYGIGDRDLEILNSIVDDLIPNLDKHLFFFIRYSDTIGEHLRVRFKFENKESSLNNITIISNWIEQIQNDGMINKVIFDVYERETNRYGGFNLISKAEELFESDSKFVISLLNHFDTSNQEELDKIYLFGVISILKTLTQNLEELYEMLRIFDDLEYRKNFHKYDFNYVSFVENIINEKFEGFMEEEQLLKEYLHRKNKLIQFKKLIYNEESIVNIDDLRDVLLSISHMFCNRLHGNRNYEKRILSLAFLSTNKIINQLKYKQ, from the coding sequence ATGGAGAATGCTAATATATATAAATGTCATGATGTTTTCATGGTGAGAACACCATCTTTGCCAATAAACATATACTCAGAATTGGATAGCAAATATAATGAAAATGTAGAAAAACTAATTCAGGATTATAATTTATACGATTTTTTTGGAGAGAATTTACTTATATCAAGTAAAAATTTATATGATTCTTTTAAAAAATATACTATTAATAAAGAAGAAGGTAAACAAAAAAAAATAAGGAAATATAATGAAAGTATTTTGAAATATTTGATAAGATCATCATCAAGACCGACTCCATTTGGAGGACTTAGTAAGGTTGGATTAGCAAAATTTACTGGTGAAAATGAAAATGAGAAAAATAAATTAATAAGTATATCTAAGGATTTAGTAGTTAAAAAAATTAGTGTTGATAATTCTTGGTTTCACTATATAGTTAATTTATTTGAAAGTGATAGAGATATCTTAATTCAACTTAACTTAAAAATAAATCCATTATGTTATAAATATGGAAATAGATTTAAAAATCCCTATTGCTCTAACTTAGGTAATGAAAATAACATAAATAGAAATAACATTAAATATTCAAACTTAGTAAAACAGATTAAGGAAGAACTAAAATCTTTTAAAAGTTTTAATGAACTATGTTCATCTATATTGGATATGTATGAAGGAATTGACGAATCAATTGTTTATGATACTATCATTAAACTTATAAAAAGTGAATTTATACTAACTGAGTTGAGAACCGATTTGTTGACTTCAAACCCATTAAAAAAACTAATTTCGAAACTTGAGTTAATAGAATTAAATGAAGAGAAAAAAATAATTTTATCAAAATTAAAGGAACTGGATTATTTAATATTTCTTTATAATAATTGTAATTTAAATAATATTAATAGTATTTTTTCTATAATGGAAAGTATACATAAAGTAAATTCATACTTAATGTTGAATACTGGGATTAAATTTAATAATAATTCAATCAATCTTAATATAAAAAAAGATTTAGAAGAATTTGTAAATATTTTTAAATACTTATATGTTGATAAGAAGTATATAAATGAGAATAAACATTTAGAACAAGAATTCCAAGAAAAATATGGGTCTAATACAGAAATTTCTTTTATAGAATTTATTGACTCTAATGGTTTTAATGCAATAAATAAATTTAGATATAAAAATGATTATAATAATATAATGTCTGAAAGAGAAGAAAAAATAAATGATTTATTAGATAAAAAGTTAAGCTTATATCAACTAAATCATAATGATGAAATAGTAATAGAAGAAAATGATATAAAAGATGATATTAAGTCATGTATTGATTTACCTATATCATTTGATTTAAATATTTTTATAACACAAGATAAAATGAACAAATATAATTACTTTCTTGGTCCTAACAGTGGGAGTATCGAAGGGGGTGCTATGTTTCAAAGATTTGAAGAAGTTTTAGATGAAAAATTATTTGAGGAGCATAGGAATATATATGATGAAAAAAATGAAATAATTGATAATGATCATATAATAGCAGAAATAAAAGAAATAAACTCTTATGGAAGGATTACTAATATATTCAATAAAACAAGAAATTATGAGCATTATATAAACTGTGGATTTCCTTCTAAAAGTATTGATTCAGATATTAACATAGCAGATTTATCGGTAGGTGTAGATGATAATGATTTATTTTATATTAAGTACAAAGATAATAAAAAAATAAAGTTTGTATTAGATAATATGATAAATCCAAACTTAATAAATGATGTAGCATATATTTTATATCGTATAACAAGTAACTATAATAATCACTTTTTATCTAGGATATATATGTTCAAAAATATTAACAGATTTTACATACCAAGAATAAAAATTGGAAAGGTCATAGTTTTTCCTAAGACATGGATATTAAACTCTCATGATTTTTCAATAGAGAATCGTTCTAAATTTCACTCTGAGTTAAAAGTATACATAAATAAGTTTTCTATTGATAAATTTGTTTATTTAAAAAATGATGATAATCGTTTATTGATAAATTTGGAAAAGGAGATATATAGTGAAATAGTATTATCTTCATTAAGAAAAAATAAAGTAATTGAACTTTGTGAAGTTGAAAGTAATCTTATTGATGGGAGCATAGTAACTGATGAGAATAACAATAACTATGTGTCAGAATTTGTATTTACATTTATGGTAGAAAATTATAAAAAAACTAAACCAATAAGACAAGGTAAAAGAGTAATAAATAATTATAGATGTTTTAATTTATTTTCAGATGGGTGGATTTATTTCAAACTCTATGGTATAGGAGATAGAGATCTAGAAATATTAAATTCTATTGTAGATGATTTAATTCCTAATTTAGATAAACACTTATTTTTCTTCATCAGATATTCAGATACTATAGGAGAACATTTAAGAGTACGATTTAAATTTGAGAACAAAGAAAGTTCTTTAAATAATATAACAATAATTAGTAATTGGATAGAGCAAATACAAAATGATGGAATGATTAATAAAGTAATATTTGATGTTTATGAGAGAGAAACGAATAGGTATGGAGGTTTCAATCTTATTAGTAAAGCTGAAGAACTATTTGAATCTGATAGTAAATTTGTAATATCATTATTAAATCATTTTGATACTTCAAATCAAGAAGAGTTAGATAAAATTTATCTATTTGGAGTGATTTCTATTTTAAAAACATTAACTCAAAATCTAGAAGAACTATATGAAATGTTAAGAATATTTGATGACTTAGAATATAGAAAAAATTTTCATAAATACGACTTTAATTATGTTAGCTTTGTTGAAAATATTATAAATGAAAAATTTGAAGGATTTATGGAAGAAGAACAGTTGTTAAAAGAATATCTACATAGGAAAAATAAACTAATTCAATTTAAAAAATTAATTTACAATGAAGAATCAATTGTTAATATTGATGATCTCAGAGATGTACTCTTATCAATATCACACATGTTTTGCAATCGTCTACATGGTAATAGAAATTATGAAAAAAGAATTTTATCATTAGCTTTTTTGTCAACTAATAAAATTATTAATCAATTAAAATACAAACAATAA
- a CDS encoding ABC transporter ATP-binding protein, which yields MNLILETDKKFIFISLISSVILSIIPLLSINLMQEIINLLQIGNKNLEKIFSIVVLYLIINLVLSILEMLLSYYNSKFGLKFNLHLENLILRKASKLSLKDFEDSDVYDKFNRAQSEINDKIILMISTMIELITISTTSILYILKFMSFNIWMMPFIIIIPIIKYFIINKLNIKQYNIIRNRTNEYRKSWYYSYLITNGDAFKELKINNLFSYFIKKYTTYKIKFNKQDLTLAKERLTKMSILNVLEEIIDGILFVIIIYYGIIRIILIGDVITYTKLIMNIKDNIKKFLNSMTTLKENSLYVDMFFELLDMTDEVDFQVKKDLTKIDSIKKIELKNVFFKYKEKQDYILKDINLVLEKGKSYAIVGLNGSGKTTLGKLIMGYYFDYKGEILIDGISLRDIDMDSYREKMGFLFQDFLRFEATFRENIYYGNLNLIDNDINLDKITNRFDLNKILEGENDKYDTQLGYWFDSGKQISMGQWHRVALARTFVKDADVYLLDEPNSSLDPLTENSLSNLYSEVFENKIGIIVTHRFINIVKKVDEIIVMDSGIVIEQGTHESLLKYGDLYSKLYKIQLEGDVFYGEC from the coding sequence ATGAACTTAATTTTAGAAACTGATAAAAAATTTATCTTTATAAGTCTAATATCTTCAGTAATTTTATCAATTATACCATTATTATCTATAAATTTAATGCAAGAGATAATTAATTTATTACAAATAGGTAATAAGAATCTAGAAAAGATTTTCTCTATTGTAGTTTTATATTTGATTATTAATTTGGTACTCTCTATACTAGAGATGTTGTTAAGTTATTATAATAGCAAATTTGGATTAAAATTTAATTTGCATTTAGAAAACTTGATTTTAAGAAAAGCATCAAAACTATCACTAAAAGACTTTGAAGATAGTGATGTATATGACAAGTTCAATAGAGCTCAATCAGAAATTAATGATAAAATTATACTTATGATTAGTACTATGATTGAACTGATAACTATATCAACAACTAGTATTTTATATATTTTGAAATTTATGAGTTTCAATATTTGGATGATGCCTTTTATTATAATTATACCTATTATAAAATATTTTATCATAAACAAACTTAATATTAAACAATATAATATTATTAGAAATAGAACAAATGAATATAGAAAGTCATGGTATTATAGTTATTTAATTACCAATGGAGATGCTTTCAAAGAATTGAAAATAAACAATTTATTTTCTTATTTTATAAAAAAGTACACTACATATAAAATTAAGTTTAATAAACAAGATCTAACATTGGCAAAAGAAAGATTAACTAAAATGTCAATTTTAAATGTATTAGAAGAAATTATTGATGGTATATTATTTGTAATAATAATATATTATGGAATAATTAGAATTATATTAATAGGTGATGTTATTACATATACAAAATTAATAATGAATATTAAAGATAATATTAAGAAATTTTTGAATTCAATGACAACATTGAAAGAAAACAGTTTATATGTAGATATGTTTTTTGAACTTTTAGATATGACAGATGAAGTTGATTTTCAAGTAAAAAAAGATTTAACAAAAATAGATTCTATCAAAAAGATTGAATTAAAAAACGTGTTTTTCAAATATAAAGAGAAACAAGATTATATATTAAAGGATATAAACCTAGTTTTAGAAAAAGGAAAATCTTATGCAATTGTAGGTTTAAATGGAAGTGGAAAAACTACTCTGGGAAAATTAATAATGGGATACTATTTCGATTATAAAGGTGAAATTTTAATTGATGGAATTAGTCTTAGAGATATAGATATGGATTCATATAGAGAAAAAATGGGTTTTTTATTTCAAGACTTTCTAAGATTTGAAGCAACATTCAGAGAAAATATTTACTATGGAAATTTAAATCTAATTGATAATGATATAAATTTAGACAAGATAACAAATAGATTTGATTTAAATAAGATTTTAGAGGGTGAGAATGATAAATATGATACTCAACTGGGATATTGGTTTGATTCTGGAAAACAAATTTCAATGGGACAATGGCATAGAGTTGCATTAGCAAGAACTTTTGTTAAAGATGCAGATGTATATTTGCTAGATGAACCAAATTCTAGTTTGGATCCTCTAACTGAAAATAGCTTATCGAATTTATATTCTGAAGTTTTTGAAAATAAAATAGGGATAATAGTAACTCACAGATTCATAAATATTGTAAAGAAAGTTGATGAAATAATAGTCATGGATAGTGGCATTGTTATAGAGCAAGGAACACATGAAAGCTTATTGAAATATGGGGATTTGTATTCAAAGCTTTATAAAATACAATTAGAAGGAGATGTTTTTTATGGAGAATGCTAA